A window of Vigna unguiculata cultivar IT97K-499-35 chromosome 4, ASM411807v1, whole genome shotgun sequence contains these coding sequences:
- the LOC114182462 gene encoding arginine--tRNA ligase, chloroplastic/mitochondrial-like isoform X2 yields the protein MGVWSKVKGKQTEFRGPPAIGQAIVNNLPPSEMIDSCSVAGPGFVNIVLSKKWIAQRVQRMLVDGIDAWAPRLPVKRALVDFSSPNIAKEMHVGHLRSTIIGDTLARMFEFSRVECVIRRNHVGDWGTQFGMLITYLFEKFTNPDDLSEAAIGDLQALYKASKVRFDSDPEFKLRAQQAVVRLQSGEIKYRKAWKQICDVSRAEFDKVYQRLGVQLEERGESFYNPYIPGVLEKLDNLGLIEESDGARVIYVEGVNIPVIAVKRDGGYNYFSTDLASLWYRLNEEKLEWIVYVTDIGQQQHFDMLFKAYRRAGWLPKDENAYPKCTHVGFGLVLGEDGKRFRTRSSEVVRLVDLLDEAKRRCRTSILERDTAKDWSEEEIEKTSEAIGYGAVKYADLKINRLTNYTFNFDQMLNDKGNTAVYLQYAHARICSIIRKSGRDIEEVKRNGKIVLDHEDERALGLHLLQFPEVFEEACTNLLPNLLCEYLYNLSEIFTKKFYSNCQVVGSSEETSRLLLCEATVIVMRHCFYLLGIEPVYRL from the exons ATGGGAGTGTGGTCTAAGGTGAAGGGAAAGCAGACAGAGTTTAGGGGTCCCCCAGCAATTGGGCAG GCCATAGTTAACAATCTTCCTCCATCTGAAATGATAGATTCATGCTCTGTAGCTGGTCCGGGATTTGTCAACATTGTATTGTCAAAGAAGTGGATAGCACAG AGGGTACAGAGAATGCTAGTTGATGGCATTGATGCATGGGCACCTCGGCTTCCAGTCAAGAGGGCTTTGGTTGATTTTTCATCCCCTAATATAGCGAAGGAAATGCATGTTGGCCACCTGAGATCTACCATTATTGGTGATACATTGGCCCGTATGTTTGAATTTTCACGGGTGGAATGCGTAATCCGCAGAAATCATGTTGGTGACTGGGGAACACAG tttggAATGCTGATTACGTATCTCTTTGAAAAATTTACAAACCCAGATGATCTTAGTGAAGCAGCTATTGGAGATCTTCAG GCTTTGTATAAGGCTTCAAAAGTAAGGTTTGATAGTGATCCTGAGTTTAAGTTGAGGGCACAACAGGCAGTGGTCCGGCTCCAG agTGGAGAAATCAAGTATCGTAAGGCATGGAAACAAATTTGTGACGTGAGTAGGGCTGAATTTGATAAAGTTTATCAACGCCTTGGAGTTCAATTGGAGGAAAGG GGAGAGAGCTTCTATAATCCATATATTCCTGGGGTTTTGGAGAAACTGGACAATTTAGGACTGATTGAAGAGAGTGATGGTGCACGTGTGATTTATGTAGAGGGTGTAAACATACCAGTCATTGCTGTGAAAAGAGATGGTGGCTACAACTATTTTTCAACCGATCTAGCATCACTTTG GTATCGTCTAAATGAAGAAAAACTTGAGTGGATTGTATATGTTACAGATATTGGGCAGCAGCAACACTTTGATATGCTATTTAAG GCCTACAGGCGTGCTGGTTGGTTACCAAAGGATGAGAATGCGTATCCAAAATGTACTCATGTCGGTTTTGGTCTTGTTCTTGGGGAAGATGGGAAACGATTTCGGACTCGCAGTAGTGAGGTAGTTCGGTTGGTTGATTTACTTGATGAAGCTAAAAGACGCTGCAGAACTTCCATTCTTGAACGTG ATACAGCTAAAGATTGGTCTGAGGAGGAGATTGAGAAAACATCTGAGGCAATTGGTTATGGAGCTGTTAA GTATGCTGATTTGAAGATCAACAGATTAACAAATTACACATTCAACTTTGACCAGATGCTTAATGATAAG GGGAATACTGCTGTTTATTTGCAGTATGCACATGCTAGGATCTGTTCTATCATCAGGAAATCTGGTAGAGACATAGAAGAAGTAAAAAGA AATGGGAAAATAGTGTTGGATCATGAAGATGAACGTGCACTGGGGCTCCATTTGCTGCAATTTCCTGAG GTTTTTGAAGAGGCATGCACCAATTTGTTACCGAATTTGTTGTGCGAATACCTATACAATTTATCGGAAATATTTACAAAGAAATTCTACTCTAATTGTCAG GTTGTGGGGTCGTCTGAGGAGACTAGTAGACTCTTGCTGTGTGAAGCAACGGTAATTGTGATGAGACATTGCTTTTATCTCCTTGGAATTGAACCTGTATACAGGTTATGA
- the LOC114181350 gene encoding uncharacterized protein LOC114181350: MNQKKVQNFFVGRIMDGHQGGNTNWVIKEDDEHSNDSSSIGLMSEEEEDSMDSLCSSSSSSELTEDASSPTSSSSTHSNGPLYQLSDLMNHLPIKRGLSMFYEGKAQSFTSLARVESIEDLPKKETPYSKRMKSCKSFGGGLDSHRIWYTPKATITKKTSRGSFALSKRGSFHGGSRPSIAVHKNF; the protein is encoded by the exons ATGAATCAGAAAAAGGTGCAGAATTTCTTTGTGGGGAGGATCATGGATGGTCATCAAGGTGGAAACACCAACTGGGTCATcaaagaagatgatgaacaTAGCAATGATTCATCATCCATTGGACTCATgtcagaagaagaagaagactcAATGGACTCTCtgtgttcttcttcttcttcatcagaGTTGACTGAGGATGCTTCCTCTCCAACTTCTTCTTCATCAACACACTCAAATGGACCCTTGTATCAATTATCAGACCTCATGAACCATCTTCCTATCAA GAGAGGGTTATCTATGTTCTATGAAGGGAAGGCACAATCTTTCACTTCTTTAGCTAGAGTGGAGAGCATAGAAGATCTTCCTAAGAAAGAAACACCTTATAGCAAGAGAATGAAATCATGCAAAAGTTTTGGGGGAGGTTTAGATAGTCACAGAATATGGTACACTCCAAAGGCTACAATAACAAAGAAAACATCAAGAGGGTCTTTTGCATTAAGCAAAAGAGGGAGCTTTCATGGAGGGTCTAGACCTTCCATTGCTGTTCATAAAAACTTCTGA